The Huiozyma naganishii CBS 8797 chromosome 3, complete genome genome contains a region encoding:
- the PKC1 gene encoding protein kinase C (similar to Saccharomyces cerevisiae PKC1 (YBL105C); ancestral locus Anc_7.441), translating into MELSVVEKDISRKIAVEQNIIQGATNMKKKTNNVMVIQKCNTNIREARQNIDYLQETLSKLRLESSKTKNDEEISKEEESALQRKKDVAEKGYGYLSTISPNEHVFSRLDLVKYDCPSLSQRIQYMLQQLALKLQVEKQYQEANNKLTKLYQIDGDQRSSSAAEGGAFESKQRILLLKKALKKYKAINVDLDQYKHHDSEEMDISQPKFRRKQLTGVLTIGLTAIRDVDHIQSPMFARTPESYITIKIDDTVKARSKPSRNDRWSEEFQITVGKGNEVEITVYDKVNEMMTPVAVMWLLLSDIAEAIRKKKANQTNEQQGWVSAQDVSGSRVPGREVGTADTSSNALKAMSTGSTLTEHSASETAYNSPDRVTTNQWFILEPAGQILLTLGFHKTSQQPRKNLMGGLHRHGAIIDRNEEVFEQHGHHFVQKSFYNIMCCAYCGEFLRYTGFQCQDCKFLCHKKCYTNIVTKCIAKTSHDEDSDEAKLNHRIPHRFLPAANRGTKWCCHCGYILPWGKTKVRKCSECGVMCHAQCAHLVPDFCGMSMEMANKILKTIQDTQRNQEKRRRVPPSVNASSSITAVSHPKMADKNEGKRISLISQQSATKSEEYHEDMVNQRQSTYSVKNDTPNNLHDETSDRVNNYVERNDPYLNFTSNVAKEKESPVRSNTTRTLDPMARIDSGVDVPQANYDNLERFNVQNDRDFGYQGEDDIWEEKRIRMEKEIEVQREQDYKDYTREFDGPVAIQPTERYVQQDADYMEDEHEHTVDTTASNPFREMNNETFQMEQQQIAKNFVTSEKNAGENLPDIAAPLLEHSSPQKSYSSPKHKKRQSKRRKVSLDNFILLKVLGKGNFGKVILSKSKNTGSLCAIKVLKKDNIIQNHDIESARAEKKVFLLATETRHPFLTNLFCSFQTENRIYFAMEFIGGGDLMWHVQNQRLSVRRAKFYAAEVLLALKFFHSNGVIYRDLKLENILLTSEGHIKIADYGLCKDEMWYGNKTSTFCGTPEFMAPEILKDQEYSRAVDWWAFGVLLYQMLLCQSPFSGDDEDEVFNAILTDEPLYPIDMAGDIVQIFQGLLAKDPEHRLGAGPRDALEVMEEPFFRNINFDDILQLKVKPPYIPEIKSAEDTSYFEQEFTSAPPTLTPIPSVLTTTQQEEFRGFSFMPEELEL; encoded by the coding sequence ATGGAGCTATCAGTAGTAGAAAAAGATATTAGCAGAAAAATTGCTGTAGAGCAAAACATCATCCAGGGTGCCACCAacatgaagaaaaaaaccAATAATGTCATGGTCATTCAAAAATGTAACACCAATATAAGAGAAGCTAGACAAAACATCGATTATCTACAAGAAACACTGAGCAAGCTACGTTTAGAGAGTAGCAAGACGAAAAACGATGAAGAGATTAGTAAAGAGGAGGAATCAGCAttgcaaagaaagaaagacGTCGCCGAGAAGGGCTATGGGTACTTGTCAACCATCTCTCCTAACGAGCACGTTTTTTCAAGGCTGGATTTGGTAAAGTATGATTGTCCGTCTTTGTCTCAACGTATACAGTATATGTTGCAACAATTAGCATTGAAACTCCAGGTGGAAaaacaatatcaagaaGCAAACAACAAGTTGACGAAGCTATACCAAATTGATGGAGACCAAAGGAGTAGTTCAGCGGCTGAAGGTGGTGCTTTTGAGTCGAAACAACGTATTCTATTGCTAAAGAAGGCCTTAAAGAAGTATAAGGCGATCAATGTCGATTTGGATCAGTACAAGCACCATGACAGCGAGGAGATGGATATAAGCCAGCCAAAGTTTAGAAGGAAACAGCTAACCGGTGTTCTGACTATCGGTCTGACTGCAATTCGAGATGTAGATCACATTCAGTCTCCCATGTTTGCCAGAACACCTGAAAGTTACATTACTATAAAGATTGATGACACAGTGAAGGCAAGATCTAAGCCGTCGAGAAATGACAGATGGAGTGAAGAATTTCAGATCACCGTGGGGAAAGGCAATGAAGTCGAAATTACTGTCTATGATAAAGTAAACGAAATGATGACACCTGTTGCAGTTATGTGGCTCTTGTTATCAGATATTGCAGAAGCCATCCGTAAGAAGAAGGCTAATCAGACGAACGAGCAGCAAGGTTGGGTAAGCGCCCAAGATGTCAGTGGCAGTCGTGTACCTGGGAGAGAGGTTGGCACTGCGGACACTTCGTCCAATGCACTGAAAGCTATGTCAACCGGAAGCACCTTAACCGAGCACTCAGCTTCTGAAACGGCCTACAATTCTCCTGATCGAGTGACAACAAATCAATGGTTTATTTTAGAACCTGCAGGTCAAATTCTCCTAACACTAGGATTCCATAAGACATCCCAAcaaccaagaaaaaatttaaTGGGTGGTTTGCATCGTCACGGTGCAATCATTGACAGAAATGAGGAAGTCTTTGAGCAACATGGGCatcattttgttcaaaaatcCTTTTATAATATTATGTGCTGTGCCTACTGTGGAGAATTTCTGCGATACACCGGTTTCCAATGTCAGGACTGTAAGTTCCTATGCCACAAGAAGTGCTACACGAATATTGTTACTAAATGTATTGCAAAAACATCGCATGATGAAGACTCGGACGAGGCTAAATTGAACCATCGCATTCCACATAGGTTTTTACCTGCTGCTAATCGTGGTACAAAGTGGTGTTGTCACTGTGGCTATATCCTGCCTTGGGGGAAAACAAAGGTTCGTAAATGTTCTGAGTGTGGTGTGATGTGTCACGCTCAATGTGCCCATTTGGTACCAGATTTCTGTGGCATGTCGATGGAAATGGCGAATAAAATCTTGAAGACGATCCAAGACACTCAACGTAATcaggagaagagaagaagagtcCCCCCCTCTGTTAATGCATCATCATCCATCACTGCAGTTTCTCATCCAAAGATGGCTGACAAAAATGAAGGCAAGAGGATTTCTCTTATTTCTCAGCAAAGTGCTACAAAATCTGAAGAATATCATGAAGATATGGTTAATCAGAGGCAGAGTACATATTCGGTAAAGAATGATACACCGAACAATCTGCACGATGAGACCAGTGATAGAGTTAATAATTATGTTGAGCGGAATGACCCATATTTGAACTTCACAAGCAATGTggcaaaagaaaaggagtCACCTGTAAGAAGTAACACAACTAGGACACTAGATCCAATGGCAAGAATTGACTCAGGCGTAGATGTTCCTCAGGCAAACTACGATAACTTGGAACGATTCAATGTTCAAAACGACAGGGATTTTGGGTATCAGGGAGAAGATGACATTTGGGAAGAAAAGCGCATTAGaatggaaaaagaaattgaagtgCAACGAGAACAAGATTATAAAGACTATACAAGGGAATTTGATGGGCCAGTTGCTATACAGCCAACGGAAAGGTATGTGCAACAGGATGCTGACTATATGGAAGATGAACATGAACATACGGTTGATACCACTGCATCCAACCCATTCCGCGAAATGAATAACGAAACATTCCAAATGGAGCAGCAACAAATTGCAAAAAACTTTGTCACCTCCGAAAAAAATGCTGGAGAAAACTTGCCAGATATAGCTGCGCCATTACTTGAACATTCGTCTCCCCAAAAGTCATATAGTTCGCCAAAGCataaaaagagacagaGCAAACGCCGGAAAGTTTCTTTGGACAATTTTATCTTACTGAAGGTTTTGGGTAAGGGTAATTTTGGTAAAGTTATTTTATCGAAGTCGAAGAACACCGGTAGTTTGTGTGCCATTAaggtgttgaagaaggataaTATTATCCAGAATCACGATATAGAAAGTGCACGTGCAGAGAAAAAGGTGTTTTTGCTGGCAACGGAGACGAGGCATCCATTTTTGACGAACCTATTCTGTTCGtttcaaacagaaaatCGTATTTATTTCGCGATGGAATTTATTGGAGGCGGTGACTTGATGTGGCATGTGCAGAATCAGAGGCTGTCTGTAAGGAGAGCAAAATTCTACGCTGCAGAGGTTTTACTAGCTCTTAAATTCTTCCATAGCAACGGTGTCATTTATCGTGatttgaaactggaaaatattttattGACCTCTGAAGGACATATCAAGATTGCAGATTACGGTTTGTGCAAGGATGAAATGTGGTACGGTAACAAAACATCTACTTTTTGCGGTACACCTGAATTCATGGCAcctgaaattttgaaagaccAAGAGTACAGCAGAGCTGTTGATTGGTGGGCGTTTGGTGTTCTGTTATATCAAATGTTGCTATGTCAATCACCATTTTCaggtgatgatgaggatgaggtATTTAACGCTATTCTCACGGATGAACCGTTATATCCAATCGACATGGCAGGTGACATTgttcaaattttccaaGGATTGTTAGCTAAAGATCCGGAACATCGTTTAGGTGCTGGTCCTCGTGATGCCTTAGAAGTTATGGAAGAACCATTTTTCCGCAACATCAACTTTGATGATATTCTACAGTTGAAAGTTAAACCACCTTACATTCCAGAGATCAAATCTGCAGAGGACACGTcttattttgaacaagaattTACATCAGCACCACCTACATTAACCCCAATACCGTCTGTTCtaacaacaacacaacaagaagaatttCGTGGGTTTTCTTTCATGCCGGAAGAGCTTGAACTGTAG
- the SEA4 gene encoding Sea4p (similar to Saccharomyces cerevisiae YBL104C; ancestral locus Anc_7.440), producing MGLIKKVTTWSQDTQLDYLSVNPTRDEVTHFKVDPFDEADESITKLNTLKDFTNITCLDYSESQPGIVGVGEKDGFVKIVDVLGGRTQLVVRPKQRRCINAVSINNVGLVAMGLDKHRQDASLQVWDINYQKQGEDFVNLSFEYCVNESLVSLQFLNDISLLVASTKFIKEVDLRVKTPVYQHPTRLSYDIKLNPFNDWQFSSYGDDGTLAIWDRRKLSGKVNAGDLNLAQPLLTFDKLVGAGAASRKYMNSCFRWSSVQNREFATLHRGDTIKRWRLGSSVESAENGDQLENLFVSTVHDIATTFDRVATFDYIPKGDHKTSVICMRQSGTVYRIPMLQSYSKTAFNLSNCLLLSNYESSVIDEIKVAETEKIANLHNVNTALKTLSFEDLGIGEEYVPSIKSLPSNDGSSDHLYENGGEYDDDLEHSSVANSSDRGSRNLTEDEDYQIYWKPKRLLQKDISVIMRLRAMLGYGLDPMATVELIDQSKALQNNTYIRNTWRWLAIAKASVEDGTMVSGDLDLGYEGIIGIWNGLAGLSNQNRCSHDIMLTDKQLNKEMEKIHQDQEEKRKPGMSHRSSVYDFPDSPKNVQRNLCLIISGWDLSSTDYEEKYNIIIKKWALRKGSSLGCLFGDIPKAVEILGSAKKERLRLIATAIAGYVAYKDRPENNSWRNQCRKMASELDDPYLRVIFAFIADNDWWDILYEPAISLRERLGVALRFLNDADLTRFLDRTSSTVIANGELEGLILTGITPSGIDLLQSYVNKTSDVQSAALISLFGSPRYFKDDRVDEWVFAYRKMLNSWGLFSKRAKFDVLRTKLSTTSSGEVTTTVKPRQLYIQCVNCKKNINKPISTRMNLAGNALNGPAMKKIDNLTDSGQAQEVEPHRYSCPHCGTSFPRCAICLMPLGTSSLPFAINGIRSVDYKDVPESADLGNGSREEPTDTTYREDGDQRTDIISRSSQLTFYKKNLRRKQFRLNEWFSFCLSCNHGMHAGHAEEWFAKHSVCPTQGCDCQCTKY from the coding sequence ATGGGTCTGATTAAGAAGGTAACGACATGGTCCCAGGATACGCAATTGGACTATCTCTCTGTGAACCCGACCAGGGATGAAGTGACACACTTCAAAGTCGACCCGTTCGACGAAGCGGACGAGTCTATCACGAAATTGAACACATTGAAGGACTTCACAAACATTACGTGTCTTGACTATTCAGAGAGCCAACCCGGTATTGTGGGGGTCGGTGAGAAGGATGGTTTTGTCAAAATAGTCGATGTCCTTGGCGGTAGAACTCAACTCGTCGTGAGACCTAAACAACGCCGATGCATCAACGCCGTCAGCATCAACAACGTGGGACTCGTAGCCATGGGGCTAGATAAGCATCGCCAGGACGCATCCTTGCAGGTTTGGGATATCAACTATCAAAAGCAAGGTGAGGACTTCGTAAACCTGTCCTTTGAATACTGCGTGAATGAGTCTCTCGTGTCGCTACAGTTCTTGAACGATATCAGCTTGTTAGTGGCCAGTACAAAGTTCATTAAGGAAGTGGATTTGAGAGTGAAAACACCTGTTTATCAACACCCAACAAGATTGTCATATGACATCAAACTGAACCCGTTCAACGACTGGCAATTTAGCAGTTACGGTGATGATGGGACTTTGGCCATATGGGACAGGAGAAAATTGTCCGGAAAAGTAAACGCCGGCGATCTGAACCTGGCACAACCTTTATTGACATTTGACAAGCTGGTTGGTGCCGGTGCCGCCTCAAGGAAGTACATGAACTCATGTTTCCGATGGTCATCTGTGCAGAACCGTGAATTCGCAACTTTACACAGAGGTGACACTATAAAAAGATGGAGACTGGGTTCAAGCGTAGAGTCTGCCGAAAATGGCGACCAGCTGGAAAACTTGTTTGTTTCAACAGTCCACGACATAGCAACAACCTTCGACAGGGTGGCCACCTTTGATTATATACCAAAGGGAGATCACAAAACTAGTGTCATTTGTATGCGGCAGTCTGGTACAGTTTACAGAATACCAATGCTACAAAGTTATTCAAAGACGGCGTTCAACCTCAGTAACTGTCTCTTATTATCAAACTATGAATCGTCAGTGATTGACGAGATCAAAGTTGCGGAAACTGAAAAGATAGCAAACTTGCACAACGTTAACACTGCATTGAAAACACTTTCGTTTGAAGATCTCGGTATCGGTGAGGAGTACGTCCCCTCAATTAAGAGTCTCCCTTCAAATGATGGCTCTTCAGACCATCTTTACGAGAATGGAGGCGAATATGATGATGACTTGGAACACAGCAGTGTAGCCAATTCGAGCGACCGTGGGTCACGTAACCTAACAGAAGATGAGGACTACCAAATCTATTGGAAACCTAAGCGGCTTCTCCAAAAGGATATAAGTGTGATCATGCGTCTTAGAGCAATGCTTGGATATGGGTTAGATCCCATGGCTACCGTCGAATTGATCGATCAATCAAAGGCCTTGCAAAACAACACATACATTAGAAACACGTGGCGTTGGTTGGCCATTGCCAAGGCATCAGTAGAAGATGGAACCATGGTATCTGGTGATTTAGATCTAGGATATGAAGGAATAATCGGGATCTGGAATGGGTTAGCGGGACTCTCTAACCAAAACCGGTGCTCACATGATATTATGTTGACAGACAAAcaactgaacaaagagatggaaaaaatacatcaagaccaagaagaaaaaagaaaaccgGGAATGAGTCATAGATCCTCAGTTTACGACTTTCCAGATTCCCCAAAGAATGTTCAGCGTAACCTATGCCTCATCATCTCTGGTTGGGATTTATCATCTACTGATTACGAGGAGAAATACAATATCATCATAAAAAAATGGGCATTACGAAAAGGCAGCAGCTTGGGCTGTCTCTTTGGCGATATTCCTAAAGCGGTAGAAATACTGGGTTCTGCTAAAAAGGAGAGGTTGAGGTTAATTGCAACAGCTATAGCCGGTTATGTGGCGTATAAGGATCGTCCAGAAAACAATTCTTGGAGAAACCAATGTAGGAAAATGGCATCTGAGCTGGATGACCCTTATTTGAGGGTTATCTTTGCGTTCATAGCTGATAACGACTGGTGGGACATCCTATATGAACCTGCTATCTCGTTGCGGGAGCGGCTAGGTGTTGCATTACGGTTTCTAAATGATGCTGACCTGACAAGATTTCTCGACAGAACCTCTTCAACAGTTATTGCTAATGGTGAATTAGAGGGGCTAATTTTAACCGGTATCACACCGAGCGGTATAGACCTGTTGCAATCCTATGTCAACAAAACTAGCGACGTGCAATCTGCAGCACTGATTTCACTATTTGGATCACCTAGGTACTTTAAAGACGACCGTGTTGATGAGTGGGTTTTTGCATACCGAAAGATGTTGAATTCATGGGGGctattttcaaagagagcCAAATTTGACGTATTGAGAACCAAGTTATCCACAACGAGCTCGGGTGAAGTAACCACGACAGTCAAACCCAGACAACTGTATATCCAGTGTGTCAACTGTAAAAAGAACATAAACAAGCCGATCAGCACTCGAATGAACCTTGCAGGCAATGCCTTGAACGGTCCAgcgatgaagaaaataGATAATCTGACAGACTCTGGGCAAGCACAAGAAGTGGAGCCTCATAGATATTCATGCCCACATTGTGGTACATCATTTCCAAGGTGTGCTATCTGCCTGATGCCTTTAGGAACCTCCAGTTTACCTTTTGCCATAAATGGGATCAGGTCTGTGGATTACAAAGATGTCCCTGAGAGTGCAGATCTTGGCAACGGCAGTAGAGAAGAGCCAACTGATACGACTTACAGGGAAGACGGCGACCAAAGAACCGACATAATCTCTAGATCGTCTCAATTAACATTCTACAAAAAGAACCTGAGGAGAAAGCAGTTTCGGCTAAACGAGTGGTTCAGTTTCTGTCTTTCATGCAACCATGGTATGCACGCTGGCCATGCAGAAGAGTGGTTTGCCAAACACAGTGTATGTCCTACTCAAGGATGCGATTGTCAGTGCACGAAATACTAG
- the RTG3 gene encoding Rtg3p (similar to Saccharomyces cerevisiae RTG3 (YBL103C); ancestral locus Anc_7.438), translating to MNMHNNIEENHRLLDEFVHNNIHAFQPSNDSLNSNAGSSGGQFMAHMKLEDGAGQSGLLDVSPQNTASASLVDNETGMSRGSIYPSTPAQQHESMLYNNNTTTSNNNNNHAHNKSSTSNWDGRPPAMANSAPQIIEQPTSFLDDMFTASRLDSVQQYQTRQSQQLHGGDNQPTQIEDTFNTTANTTQHNSISEPWPSGSLDTHATTFNEPLPVDMLFSHGADDAMFNYTDDLSSSLSSSVHSDIMTPSSFSFNPQQLESLRSPSNSIRAGNYLSQSLRQPNFLNSPATPKSRHASLAVNGDKLSTSVPKSLTHLSTEEKLRRKRDFHNAVERRRRELIKTKIGELGNLVPPSLLCFDSTGKQVKPNKGIILNKTVEYISFLQQVLAAQEKRKIQLKYKLNQLEEKMGGLHIDAVGKQDANNGHEMKPVQSSETITSQNVSGERIIDTRYKPSVGDEFEDGPQGISDDLKQYLSGNIAEAEDNAKLMFGGFNMDNSHGDANAADYLLEFNS from the coding sequence ATGAACATGCATAATAACATCGAGGAAAATCACAGACTCCTCGACGAGTTTGTACACAATAATATTCACGCCTTCCAACCTTCGAACGACAGTTTGAACAGCAATGCTGGTAGTTCTGGTGGTCAGTTTATGGCACATATGAAGTTGGAGGATGGGGCTGGCCAGAGCGGTCTTTTGGACGTTTCCCCACAGAATACGGCTAGTGCTTCGCTGGTTGACAATGAAACCGGTATGAGTCGCGGCAGTATATACCCAAGCACTCCCGCTCAACAGCATGAAAGCATGCTGTATAACAATAATACCACTActagtaataataataataatcATGCCCATAACAAGAGTAGTACTTCAAACTGGGATGGTAGACCGCCTGCTATGGCGAATTCCGCACCACAAATAATAGAGCAGCCAACCTCCTTTTTGGACGACATGTTCACAGCGTCTCGTCTGGACAGTGTGCAGCAGTATCAGACGAGACAGTCGCAGCAACTTCATGGTGGTGACAACCAACCCACGCAGATTGAGGATACATTTAATACCACAGCGAACACTACACAACACAACTCGATATCAGAGCCCTGGCCGAGTGGCAGTCTGGATACCCACGCGACAACGTTCAACGAGCCCTTGCCCGTAGACATGCTGTTCAGTCATGGGGCAGACGACGCAATGTTCAACTACACAGACGACTTGAGCTCATCCCTGAGTTCTTCGGTCCACTCGGACATCATGACACCGTCCTCATTCTCCTTCAACCCGCAGCAACTGGAGTCCCTGAGGTCCCCCTCCAACTCGATACGGGCCGGGAACTATCTTTCGCAGTCGCTGAGGCAGCCTAACTTCCTGAACAGTCCAGCGACGCCGAAATCCAGACACGCGTCCCTAGCAGTGAACGGGGATAAACTGAGTACCAGCGTGCCCAAATCATTGACGCATCTATCCACGGAGGAGAAACTGCGGCGGAAGAGAGACTTCCACAACGCGGTCGAGcgcagaagaagagaactGATCAAGACTAAGATAGGAGAGCTGGGGAATTTGGTTCCGCCATCACTGCTTTGCTTTGACTCTACGGGGAAACAAGTGAAACCGAACAAGGGCATTATATTGAACAAAACGGTAGAGTACATTAGCTTTCTCCAACAGGTGTTGGCCGCACaggagaaaagaaagatacAGCTCAAATACAAACTTAACCAACTCGAGGAAAAGATGGGCGGGTTGCACATAGACGCGGTTGGTAAACAGGATGCGAACAATGGGCATGAGATGAAGCCCGTACAATCCTCAGAAACGATCACCTCGCAGAACGTCTCCGGGGAGAGGATAATAGACACAAGGTATAAACCTAGTGTCGGGGACGAGTTCGAGGACGGTCCGCAGGGGATCTCGGACGATTTGAAACAATACCTGTCAGGGAACATTGCAGAGGCGGAGGACAACGCAAAACTGATGTTTGGCGGGTTTAACATGGACAACAGTCATGGTGACGCCAACGCGGCGGACTACCTGCTAGAATTCAATTCATAG
- the SFT2 gene encoding Sft2p (similar to Saccharomyces cerevisiae SFT2 (YBL102W); ancestral locus Anc_7.437), producing the protein MSGSTDSQLNQLRDSLGRWNQQRSENSTSANEGAKTLFASWAESLNGAANDVYQRLPMTRQDLTEDQEPSWFQLSRWERLLLFVCFVLGSVACFTLCFFLFPVLAVKPRKFALLWTMGSLLFVLAFGVMMGPLAYLKHITSRERLPFSLFFFASCLSTLYCAAFIKSTVLTLVCAVAELIAVLYYSISYFPMGATGLRMLSTVGVNTARGALRI; encoded by the coding sequence ATGTCCGGGAGCACAGACTCACAACTCAACCAGCTGCGGGACTCGCTCGGGCGGTGGAACCAGCAGCGGTCCGAGAACTCGACCTCGGCAAACGAGGGTGCCAAGACGCTGTTTGCGTCGTGGGCGGAGTCCCTGAACGGCGCGGCCAACGATGTGTACCAGAGGCTCCCCATGACGAGGCAGGACCTTACAGAGGACCAGGAACCCAGCTGGTTTCAACTGTCCCGGTGGGAGCGGCTGTTACTCTTTGTGTGCTTCGTGCTCGGGTCCGTCGCGTGCTTCACACTCTGCTTCTTTCTGTTCCCAGTGCTCGCAGTCAAGCCGCGCAAGTTTGCACTGTTATGGACAATGGGGTCCCTGCTGTTTGTTCTCGCGTTTGGTGTCATGATGGGGCCATTGGCGTACTTGAAACACATCACGTCCAGGGAACGCCTGCCcttctccctcttcttcttcgcaaGCTGTCTCTCGACGCTGTACTGCGCAGCATTCATAAAGAGCACAGTGCTCACACTCGTCTGTGCTGTCGCAGAACTCATCGCAGTCCTGTACTACTCGATATCGTACTTCCCGATGGGCGCCACCGGGTTGAGAATGCTGAGCACAGTAGGCGTCAACACGGCAAGAGGTGCATTACGTATTTGA